In Thermococcus sp., the DNA window TTGGCCGTTGAGTCTATCAAAGCCTCTCCTGAAAAAACATTACCAGCGCTCGGCTCTTCTTTGTTGTCATTCTGACGTAAAAGGCCTCCATTCGGCGAAAAAAGCCTATCTTGAGTCCACCGCCTTTGACCAGGCTCGGCAACCCCCGCATGGAGGGTCGAGAATAATGAAATCCGGAGGACTTATAAATTTAACCCACGATCCTAAAGGAGTAGAAGGAAAACGGCTCACCGTTCAAGCTTTTTGACCCCTTCTTTGGTTCCCACGAGGACGAGGTCCGCAATGTCCGCGAATATCCCGTTCTCGACCACTCCGGGGATGGTATTCAGCTCTATCTCCAGGTCGAGAGGATCGTCTATTCTGTGGAACTTGGCGTCCAAGATGAAATTGCCGTTGTCCGTGACTATCGGACCATCCTTTTTGTCTCCCATTCTAAGTTCCGCGTCGGCGTTAAAAACCTCAAGCTCCTCCGCTATAGCGCGCCACGCTGCGGGAATAACCTCTATAGGGACGGGCATCTTCTGACCCAGCCGTTCAACGAGCTTGCTCTCATCCACAAGAACGAGGAACGTGCCGGCACGGTACTCGACAATTTTCTCCATCGTGAGCGCGGCACCACGTCCTTTGATCAGGTTCAGATTGGGGTCAACCTCGTCGGCACCGTCAACGGCCACGTCTATCGCATCGACCTCATCGAGTCCGAGTGTTGGGATGCCGTTCTCGATCGCGAGCAGCCTTGCCTGATAAGAGGTGGGAAGACCGTAGACATCCTCAAGCTCCCCGTCCATGATGAGCTTTCCCAAGTACTTTATGAAGTACGCGGTAGTTGAACCGGTACCAAGCCCAACCACCATGTCGTCCTCGATGAAATTCAATGCCTCCTTCGCAACGGCCCGTTTCAGCTCTTCCATCTCCCTCACCCCGTCATGTTGCAAGTTATTGTGGCGTTGCCGCTCTTAACGAGCTGATACAGCAGACTCTGGTTCGAGTAGCACTGCGGTGTGAAGTGTATTATGAGGGTGTAGGTCAGAATGACGAAGTAGAGCCAGAACATCGCCCAGCCCCAGAAAGCCTTCTTCAGTACCGCCCTGTTGTCAAGCACGTCCGGAGGAAGCTCCTTGGTGATGGCCAGAACAAACCTATCAGTTACCAGATACAGAAGCAGGCCGACTACCCATCCATACTGAACCTCTGCGGCTAGGATGCCGCTTATTATTCCCGTGATAGCACCCCATAAGTAAGTGGACAGTGAAAATTTGTGCTCAGGAGCCAGCTTCACTTTCTTCACCTAGGTTAGCTTTTAAAAGGTGCTTTAAAACCTTTCCGTTAGAGGAAGAGAGCCTCAAGGAAGCGGCGCCCCTTCTCGGTGAGCGTGTAGTAAACCCGCCTCCCCCTCCGGTTGGACTCTTCTATAAGTCCGAGACCCTCAAGCTCACGGAGATGCTGATAAACGGCCTGGTACTTAAGGGTTCTCTCAAGGGCCTCCCATATCTCATAACCGTACATGCTGCGTTCTTTCAACAGCCGGAGGATGTCCAGTTTCGTACCCCCTACCGTGAACCTCTCTCTACCCGTCCCCTCGGCTCCCATGCCCTTAAGACCGCAACTCGTAACCACAAGGGCTATCCTGTCATCCCGTTCAAAATACCCACTTTCGGCGAGCTCCATCAGGGCGGGGACAACCACACTGGAGGCGTACTCCGCGAACACGCCCTCCCTGGCGAGGAGTCTAGCGCCGAGATCCAGTTCATCCTCGCCAACCAGAACCGCCGTGCCTTCACTCTCCTCAACAGCCCCGACCGCAAGTTCCTTCATGAAGGGGTTCTTGACGTAAAGGGCAAGAGCCCGCGTCGGTTCGGCCTTCGGCTCCACCCCAAGAACCTCGCTCGCTATTGGGGAACATTGCTCGGCCTGAACTGCAATCAGCTTTGGAACCTCCTCAATTGCGCCGATACGAAGAAGCTCGCTAAACCCCTTGTAGATGCTATAAAGGTTGCTACCGCTTCCGGTGGGCACTATAACGTGTGTTGGGTTTAGCTCCTCCCACAGCTCAAAAGCGAGGGTCTTCTGTCCCTCCAGACCCACGATGTTGCTTTCAGGAGTCACGTTGTAGAGCCCCCTGCCCTCAGCAAGTCCCTCAGCGTAGCTTATACCCTCATCAACACTCTCACCGTAGCGAATAACCTTGGCGCCAAACGCCACTATCTGGGCCAGTTTACTGCCTTCTATAAGTTTCGGGACTACGGTGTAGGCTTCCTTTCCGGCACGGGCAGCGTAAGCTGCTAAAGAGGCAGCCGCGTTTCCGTTACTTGCCACAATAAAACCATTACCGGCGTGAGGAAGGCCGTAGGAAACGGCAACGGTCACCAGTCGATCCCTGAAGGACCCTGTTGGGTTCCTAGTCTCGTCCTTGATAAACACCCTAAGACCAAGCTCGTCTCCAAGCTTGGCACGGATAAGGGGGGTTCCCCCCTCATACAGGCTGATTATCTCATGCACATCGGGGAGGAGCTCCCTGTACCTCCAAACACCCATCCTTCGGTGTTCCCATCGGGAGGTATCTATCGATTCGTAATCGTACTCCATGACAAGGGGCTCCCCACAGGAGCAGGTTGGTGGGATTAGGGAGGAGTAGGTCCTCCCACAGAAAGGGCACCTGAGCCGCATGAAACATCACTCGGCCATTCATTTGAGCCTTATGGCATCGAGGTTGTTCGGGGCGCGGGTTGAGAGACCGAACTTCTTGTGTATACTGGTCGATAGGTCGAGACATTTATGCGCCTCTCCGTGAACGGTTATGACCCTCTCTGGACGCGGCCTCAAGCGAGCCACGTAGCTTACCAGCTCCCTCCTGTCGGCGTGACCGGAGAAACCGTCTATGGTCTGGACCTGAAGGTTGACAGGTATAACCTCGGTCTTACCGTCCTCCCCCACGAGGGGTATCTCCCGCAGACCGCGCTGTATCTGCCTTCCAAGGGTTCCCTCAGCCTGGTAGCTTACGAATATCATCGTGTTCCTTGGATCGGAGGCAAGCTGTTTGAAGTACTCGACGCTTGGCCCTCCGACGAGCATGCCGGAGGTCGCTATTATTATTGCGGGCTCCTCGGAGTCTATGATGCCCTGTCTCTCCCGGCTGTTGGCGACGGGCTTGAATATCGGGTTAAGGAAGGGGTTGTAGCCCTCGTGGAATATCTGCTCGCGGAGGTGTCTGCTGAGGTATTCTGGATAAGCCGTATGTATGGCAGTGGCCTCCCATATCATTCCGTCTAGATATATTGGCACCTCAAGGCCCCCTATCCTTGCGTACTCCTCGAGAACCATCATTATCTCCTGCGCCCTACCAACGGCCATCGCGGGGATGAGCACCTTCCCCCTTCTTCTTTTTATCGTCTCATGGATTACCTCTATAAGGCGTTTCTCAGCCTCTTCACGGGGCATCTGGTAGTCGTTGCTGCTGCCGTACGTGGACTCCATGACGAGGGTCTCGAGGCGGGGGAACCTACTAACGGCGGGCTCAAAGAGCCTCGTCGGGATGAACTTGAAGTCGCCGGTTATGGCTATGTTGTGCAGTCCGTTGCCTATGTGAAGGTGGACTATCGATGAACCGAGTATGTGGCCGGCGTTGTGAAGGGTAAGCCTCATGTCAGGGGCTATGTCACGAACCTCACCGTAGTCTAGGGTTATGGTATGTTTGATGACCTCCTTTATGTCCCTCGGCCTGTAGAGGGGTTCAACGCCGTTCATCTTCTGTATCTCAATGAAATCCTTCTGAAGCAAAACCATAAGGTCCCTGGTAGGCGGCGTTGTGTATATAGGGCCGTCGAAGAGGTTGAACCTGAAGAGGTAGGGGAGCATTCCACAGTGATCTAGGTGGGCGTGGGTGATTATAATGGCGTCCAGAAGGCCGGCATCAAGAACGTATCGGAACTCCGGCGCATCGAAGTGTGGAAATGCCTTCTTGGGGTCGCGCAGGGCCGCTATGTTCACACCAAAGTCAACGAGAACGTAGCTCTCGTTGGTCTGAACCAGAAGGGAACTTCTGCCAACCTCACGGAAGCCCCCAAGTCCCGTTATGCGTATCCACTCACTTTTGGTCTCGGACTTGCGGTATATCGTCCTGCCGACCTGGCGTAGGAACTTCCGTCTATCCTTGCTCTCCGCTTGGAGGATCTGCCTGATCGAGTATATGGTCTGGCTCTGAAGCGGCGGCGTCCGTACAACACGCGGCGCCCAGTGGACTTTCTGGGTTATGAACCTCAGGGTCTCGCCGTTCTTACCTATTACAAGACCAGGCTTCCTCGCCTCTATTATAACCTCCCCGACGGACGGATCGAAGCTTATGTTAGTTATCTCAGCCTCCCCGGGCACGAGCTCTTTTATCATCTCCTCCGCCCTTTCAGGAGGCAGAAGGACGTCCGGATCCGGACGGACACTTATCCTCTTTTTCAGAACTTTTGCCAGGTTCTTTATTAGCTCCCCGTCCTGCATTATTGCCTCAGGGTTCCTAACGTAGATAACCAGTTCGGGCCCCTCGAACTCCACGTCGGTTATCCTGGCCTCGGGAGGAACCATCTGCGATATGACCTCTTTGATGTCCCTGAGAATGTCATCCACAAAAGTTTCCCTGCGTATCAACGCCATCACCTCACTTCAAAAGAGCAGCTATCTCCTCTCCACTCAGCTCGGTATATCCCTCCGAGGTTACAGTTACAAGGGTTACTCCATCACCTGTGAATACATCCCGCCTCATCGCTGTGTTTACCGCCTTTAACGCCAGTTTCACGCCCTCATCCAGGGACATGCTCTCTCTGTACCCGTCTTCGAGAATAGCGAACGCAAACTCCATCCCAGAACCGGCGGCGGTGAACTTATCGTCCGTCAGGCCACCGGCCATGTCTATCGAGTACAGTGCGGGCTTTCCGTCGTGGCCCGCTATGAGGAACCACCCAAAGTAAGGGGCAAACCGGGTGTTATGGAGAACATTGGCCGTTAAAGTGGCAATGGCCCTAACGCCCATTTCCTGCCCAACCTTTGCCCGGTAGAGCCTGCTCTCCGCCCTCAAAAGGCGCACAAGACTGAGGATGTCACCGACGTTTCCAGCGCCCGCGAGGGCTAGATGGTCGTCTATCTGAAAGACTTTGGTAACGCCCTTTGACATGACCATGTTACCGTACGATGCTCGCTTATCGGCCGCCAACACCGCGCCGTCCTTACACACAATGCCGACCGTAGTCGTTCCCTTTAGCTTTTCAGTCAACTACAACACCCCTGCTGGTCTGCTTTTAGAATAGAAGAACCTCTACAAGTGCGGTTTAGGGGAATAGTATTTAAAGGTTTCGTTTCAATAAGAAGAGCCAGAAACATGGAGGGATATGGAATGAAGGAGATAACCCTGCTGACCGGCCCGCCCCTGAACGGAAGGGACGAATACATCTGCGACGCCCTAAAAAACGTCCCTGAAGGAGGCTATAGGTACTACCACGTATTCGAGTATATCCGGGATGTTGGAAAGGAGATGGGAGTTAAAATAACCCGAAAAAATGTTCTGGACTTCGCCATAAGCCACCCGGACCTCATGAACGAGATACGGGATGAAGCCTTCGCCAGAATACGGAAGGAGATAGACGAGAGCGATGAGGACTTCCATCTCGTGTCAACCCCCAGCCTATTCAGATGGGGAAGCGGAAGCGTTATAGGTTTTACAACGAGCAACCTCAAACTCCTCCACCCAAACCGCGTTATAATAATCCTTGACGACGTGCTTTCAGTCAGGAGACGCATCATAAATGACAGTGAGTGGTTCGAGCGCTTCGGGAAGAACCCGGATAATATCAAACTCAGCACCCTCGTCATGTGGCGCGAGGACGCGATAAACCACGTGAAAACACTCGTCCACGAACTAAAAAAGGAAGGGATAGAGGTTCTCTATGTCCTCCAGTTCGGTATACGGCATCCACACAGCGTCTTCCTCGACCTGATGTTCCACGAGAACGAGAAGCCCCTAGTCTACCTCAGCTACCCTATGACCGGTCACGAGGAGGAGTATTACAGAAGGGTTAGGGGATTCTACGACAAGCTGAGCGAGCACTTCACCGTTCTTGATCCCGGCGCTCTGGACGACTGGTGGGTAGTGGCCGAGTACGATGCCCAAGTCAACGCCGATCCATCCATCAGGCGCATCAGGATAAAACACCTTCTCGATGGAGAAGCGGTTGAAGAGCTGGACAGGGAGGACATAGAGCAGGCTACCGATATACTCAGGCGCCAGCTCGTTGAGAGGGACTTCAACCTCGTTGACGTAAGCAAGGCTGTGGCGGTCTACCACTACGCTGAAGGAGTCTCTGCAGGGGTTATAAGCGAGATGGCTGAAGCTTACAGGACGCTGGATGCAATATACCTCTACTACCCATTTGAACGCCGTCCAAGCCCGTTTATGGAGTTCTACGGCATGCAGAACCCGTCGAGGATGACCATGTTCAGGAACGAGGATGAGATGATAGAGGCGATGGTGGAGGAAAAGGGGTACTGGGCAAAGGCATAAAATTGGATCGAAGGACTCAGAAAGCGTCGTCAAATGAGTCCTTAATCTCCTGGTATTTTCTCCTCCTATCATCCCTATCGAAGTCACACGGAAAGATCTCCTCCCAGCCAGGTCCCCCGAAAAGCGGCTTCTCGTTCGTGGCAAAGCTGGAGTAGCGGTTAACGTGGTACATGAAGGAGGTGTACTGATTGGCAAACCTTGCCATGCCCCTATGCCGCCTCCCCAGTATCAGCGTGTAGAAGAACTGAACGAAGACCACCATACCAACGACGAGGTTCAAGGCGTACAGAATTATCGCGTACAGAATCCCAAGGGGTATTCTTAAAAGTGCCTCAATTCGTTCTCCCATTTACACCACCTCATAATTACAAACCACAGGGGTACACACAGAACTCTTAAAAAGTTAACGGCCGGACGTTTCGATGTACAACGAACAGAGAAAAGGCAGGAAAAGGAAAAGAATCACTTCTTCACCCATCCGCGGTCCTTCATGGCCTGGTAGACCCTCTGGACGGCGACGACGTAGGCCGCATCGCGCATGTGGATGTTCTTCTCCTTGTGGGTGTTGTAAACGTCCCAGAAGGCCTTGGTCATCTTCTTGTCGAGCCTCTCATAGACCTCTTCGAGGGTCCAGTAGTAGCCGTTTATGTTCTGCACCCACTCGAAGTAGCTGACGGTGACACCGCCGGCGTTGCACAGAAAGTCCGGTATCTGGAGGATACCCTTCTCGCGGAGGATGTCGTCAGCCTCCGGGGTGATCGGACCGTTGGCAACCTCGGCGACGATCTTGGCCTTGATCCTGTCGGCGTTCTTCTCGGTGATGACCTCTTCAATGGCGGCCGGGGCGAGGACGTCAACGTCAAGCTCGAGGAGTTCCTCGTTGCTGATGTTGGTCGCTCCGGGGAAGTCCTTAACTGAGCCGTGCTCCCTCTTCCACTTGAGGACCTCGTCGGCGTTGAGGCCGTCCGGGTTGTAGATGCCGCCGTGGCTGTCGCTGACGGCGACGACCTTCATGCCGTACTCCTCGCTCATGATCTTGGCCATGAAGTAGCCGGCGTTACCATAACCCTGGATGGCTATGGTCTTGCCCTTGAGGTCCATGCCGAGGGCCTTGGCGGCCTCGCGGACGGTGTACGCAGCACCTTTGGCGGTGGCGTCTCCCCTGCCGAGTGAACCGCCGATACTGAGCGGTTTACCAGTGATGACACCGAAGGCCGGGCCCCTCCTCCTCATGATGGTCTCGTACTCGTCCATCATCCAACCCATGATCTTCGGGTTGGTGTAAACGTCCGGAGCCGGGACGTCGGTCCACGGGCCTATTATGTCATAAACAG includes these proteins:
- a CDS encoding DUF4389 domain-containing protein, coding for MGERIEALLRIPLGILYAIILYALNLVVGMVVFVQFFYTLILGRRHRGMARFANQYTSFMYHVNRYSSFATNEKPLFGGPGWEEIFPCDFDRDDRRRKYQEIKDSFDDAF
- the rpiA gene encoding ribose-5-phosphate isomerase RpiA, giving the protein MEELKRAVAKEALNFIEDDMVVGLGTGSTTAYFIKYLGKLIMDGELEDVYGLPTSYQARLLAIENGIPTLGLDEVDAIDVAVDGADEVDPNLNLIKGRGAALTMEKIVEYRAGTFLVLVDESKLVERLGQKMPVPIEVIPAAWRAIAEELEVFNADAELRMGDKKDGPIVTDNGNFILDAKFHRIDDPLDLEIELNTIPGVVENGIFADIADLVLVGTKEGVKKLER
- the psmB gene encoding archaeal proteasome endopeptidase complex subunit beta, which translates into the protein MTEKLKGTTTVGIVCKDGAVLAADKRASYGNMVMSKGVTKVFQIDDHLALAGAGNVGDILSLVRLLRAESRLYRAKVGQEMGVRAIATLTANVLHNTRFAPYFGWFLIAGHDGKPALYSIDMAGGLTDDKFTAAGSGMEFAFAILEDGYRESMSLDEGVKLALKAVNTAMRRDVFTGDGVTLVTVTSEGYTELSGEEIAALLK
- a CDS encoding pyridoxal-phosphate dependent enzyme, with translation MRLRCPFCGRTYSSLIPPTCSCGEPLVMEYDYESIDTSRWEHRRMGVWRYRELLPDVHEIISLYEGGTPLIRAKLGDELGLRVFIKDETRNPTGSFRDRLVTVAVSYGLPHAGNGFIVASNGNAAASLAAYAARAGKEAYTVVPKLIEGSKLAQIVAFGAKVIRYGESVDEGISYAEGLAEGRGLYNVTPESNIVGLEGQKTLAFELWEELNPTHVIVPTGSGSNLYSIYKGFSELLRIGAIEEVPKLIAVQAEQCSPIASEVLGVEPKAEPTRALALYVKNPFMKELAVGAVEESEGTAVLVGEDELDLGARLLAREGVFAEYASSVVVPALMELAESGYFERDDRIALVVTSCGLKGMGAEGTGRERFTVGGTKLDILRLLKERSMYGYEIWEALERTLKYQAVYQHLRELEGLGLIEESNRRGRRVYYTLTEKGRRFLEALFL
- the gdhA gene encoding glutamate dehydrogenase is translated as MVEQDPFEMAVRQLERAAQFMEISEEALEWLKRPMRILEVSVPLQMDDGSVKVFTGFRVQHNWARGPTKGGIRWHPAETLSTVKALATWMTWKCAVVDIPYGGGKGGIIVNPKELSEGEQERLARSYIRAVYDIIGPWTDVPAPDVYTNPKIMGWMMDEYETIMRRRGPAFGVITGKPLSIGGSLGRGDATAKGAAYTVREAAKALGMDLKGKTIAIQGYGNAGYFMAKIMSEEYGMKVVAVSDSHGGIYNPDGLNADEVLKWKREHGSVKDFPGATNISNEELLELDVDVLAPAAIEEVITEKNADRIKAKIVAEVANGPITPEADDILREKGILQIPDFLCNAGGVTVSYFEWVQNINGYYWTLEEVYERLDKKMTKAFWDVYNTHKEKNIHMRDAAYVVAVQRVYQAMKDRGWVKK
- a CDS encoding beta-CASP ribonuclease aCPSF1, which translates into the protein MIRRETFVDDILRDIKEVISQMVPPEARITDVEFEGPELVIYVRNPEAIMQDGELIKNLAKVLKKRISVRPDPDVLLPPERAEEMIKELVPGEAEITNISFDPSVGEVIIEARKPGLVIGKNGETLRFITQKVHWAPRVVRTPPLQSQTIYSIRQILQAESKDRRKFLRQVGRTIYRKSETKSEWIRITGLGGFREVGRSSLLVQTNESYVLVDFGVNIAALRDPKKAFPHFDAPEFRYVLDAGLLDAIIITHAHLDHCGMLPYLFRFNLFDGPIYTTPPTRDLMVLLQKDFIEIQKMNGVEPLYRPRDIKEVIKHTITLDYGEVRDIAPDMRLTLHNAGHILGSSIVHLHIGNGLHNIAITGDFKFIPTRLFEPAVSRFPRLETLVMESTYGSSNDYQMPREEAEKRLIEVIHETIKRRRGKVLIPAMAVGRAQEIMMVLEEYARIGGLEVPIYLDGMIWEATAIHTAYPEYLSRHLREQIFHEGYNPFLNPIFKPVANSRERQGIIDSEEPAIIIATSGMLVGGPSVEYFKQLASDPRNTMIFVSYQAEGTLGRQIQRGLREIPLVGEDGKTEVIPVNLQVQTIDGFSGHADRRELVSYVARLRPRPERVITVHGEAHKCLDLSTSIHKKFGLSTRAPNNLDAIRLK